The region CATTGGTTCTGGAGTTACTAAACGACCATCTTGCACTTCCTCCTGGTACACTGCAGTCGATGCATCGTCTGGAAGGCCACGGAGGGGACCAAGTCCGATTCATCAaggctcctcctcaaccacaaGATGACCGTACCATTGCCCTTGGTGAGCACACTGACTTTGGCAGTGTGACTGTCTTGTTCAATCGTCTAGGGGGACTACAAGTGCTACCCCCTGGTGCAGATGCTGAATGGTGTTACGTGAAGCCTCTCCCAGGTcatgccatcatcaacctcggCGACGCAATGGTTAAATTCACCAATGGGCTGCTGCGATCAAACATCCATCGCGTCGTGTCTCCTCCCGGCGAGCAGGCCGATTCGACGAGATACTCGCTGGTTTACTTTAACAGGCCAGAGGACGATGTGATATTGCGACGTCTACAAAATAGCGACCGCATTCCGCCATTGACTACCGGCTTAGTCGAGGATGAAGTCACCAGCAAAGATTGGATCATCAGAAGAGCATTAGGGTCTCGGCCGGCATTGCACGGAAAGGACGCCTTTGACTTGAGTAAGAGCCGAGGCACAGAAGCCATTTCGCAGCGAGTAAATTAGCGTACTTTCATATTTTCTTGTGTTTTAATTCATAGCAGGATTTTCACTCTGAACAAAACATAACTCACAAAGACTCAAAAAGACTCAGTTGTGCCTTGGCATATGACGACAACCACAACCGAACCACATTGCGTCATTTGACATCTGTCCCGAATGGTCATAAAATGATCCAAGATGCCATGCCCAATAGCCCAACTGATGTCAACATACTGCGAGCCAGCCTACTAAACCTCGTGGCACAAAAAGACAGTCCAGCTCGATCGCAGGATCCTTCCCGTGGCGCCGCCACATGCAGGGAACAGCCGGGGATGCATCAACAGTAACATCACGCCACGATCTCATGTAACAAATCAACAATCCAGCTAACATTACTGGAAATAAGACACGGCAGCTAAACTATACACGCTCGCTCAATTACATTCACACAGAGCAACTCAGTCCTGCTCAGGCTCCTCAGCCAGAGCCTGCTTCCTCTCCACGCCCCCGTCACCTCCATCAAACAATCTATACAAAAGCTTCCATACTAAAATGACGACTGTTGCGGCAATGGTGCACGACGCGGCGATTATAAGACCGCGTTTATACCGCGGGGCATCTACATCCGTCAGCGTGATAATGAGTGACTGACCAGATAGGACATACCTTGTGTTCGGAAGAGCTGGTTGCCTGGAAAATTGGCCAGTTGGATGCTCATCACGTAGGCGGCCAGGGCAATGGGCCGTTTATGATCTTCCATTTTGGCCGTTAGCCATGCGGCGCTGATGGCTTGTGCTGAGCCCATTCCCATTTGTGTCCATACCACGCCCCCTGTATATTGTGAGTGCGAGTTCATAATAGCTGTCTTGTGCAAACATACCGTAAAGAGTCCACTTTCGAACATCGCCTGGCgccaaagccagccagaGAAGTCCAGCAGCACCAATTAAATACCCGACTGCGATGTGAATTCCTCGctctttggtcttgtcgcTGCTGAATGCGAGAGAGACAGACACCACGAGCGAGCAGATGCTTCCCACGGAATTAAGGCCATTGGCTTGCAGCCTCGTGAAGCCGAGGGCCTTGATAATCGACGGGGCGTAGGTGTTCATTGGCGCAATCATCACCATGGATAGCAGAGCGGCGACAAGATGGCCGTAGAGCCGCCAGTCCAGAAACGTCTGTAGAATGTGCGACGGCTTGACGGGTTTACCCCAGCGGAGCGCCTTGGTTGGGTCATTGCGCATCACGCGCGTCACCAAAATGGAGGCTTCTCGCTCTGTGAATATGTTGAAGGACCTGCCGAGGAAGGATTTTGGCTGTGCGGCGCTGTGGGGGAGATATAAATATGCGATAACGCCCAGGCCACATGTGAGAATACCCTCTGCAAGGAATTAGCTTTTACTCTCACAGCGTTAGAGAAAGGTAAACATACCAATTAGAAATAACCATTGCCAACCCTTCAAACTCGAGTTATCCCCCAACGACAAAAGCCCAATGCTCAACGGGCCCCCCAACGCACCAGCAAACGCATTCGACGCCCAAAACAGCGCATACCGCAACGCCAACTCATCATTCGTATAAAACTTGGAAATGTACAGCGCAAAACCAGGGATGTACCCCCCCTCCAATGCGCCGATGAAAAACCGCACGGCACTCAGCCCCGCGCCATTCTTAACAAACACCTGTGTCCAGGTCACGGTGCCCCAGAGGAACATCGTGATAGGGAGGAACCGCTCGGGCCCCATGTACCGACTAATCAGGTTGAACGGCAGCTCGGTAATCACGAAGCCCACCGTGAAGAGCGTCTGGGCCAGATTGATGTCCGAGTTGTCCACGCGGATATCCTTGGCGAGCGTGTCGGTCAGCGCATTCCCGATGTTGGTGCGGTCGAACTGcaggaagcagaagcagagcaTGATGAACGGCAGGATGAGCAGGTCTACTTTGAGTAGAGCGCGTCGGGCGTCGGCGCGGGAGATGTGAAGCGCCGCATCGTAGCCTGGGATATGGCGGAtttggtcttcttcatcgtGCGTGAGGGAGAGTGTGTTGGGAGCGGGTTCAGCCTTGTGGCGCAGATTGTCTATATTCGGGTCCTTTTCCGGTGTCATGATGTGCCGAGACGTTTGAAATGCCGAGACTGTGGTTCTTGGGTTTGTGCTTCAGATCATGTCTTAGGTTTCTGTtctgtggtggttgatttATATGTCTGTGGTCGGCGTGCTCCGATGAAATCAAGACGCTTTATCTCATGGCTTGCTCGTGATTTTCAAAGAACGATACCAATAGTTGAAAGATATCATGGTCTTCCAGAATGACGTGCTGATAACATGTCGTTGCTTCAAAGTATGTAGACCCCTATTGTTGGCGCTGTTTGCTCCATCTTCATGGTGGTTTTGTGGTGGAGTGGTGGAGGTTGGCCGCGGTAAGCCGCCGGGATGGCCGTCGGGATGCCGTGGGTTGATATGCGGCGGGTTGAGATGCGCATTCGAGAATTGACTTTTGTTCACGGAGTATAAGATATCGTATTTTACATGTGCCAACCTTTTTTACATTCTAGATAAGAAGGCTGTTTCTTTACTATAAAGCTGCTTTGGTATCTTGGCTGATTAAAAGTTGGTGTGACTGCTTTTGCGCTAGCGTTGAGCGATATTCAGCTGGTTGCCTGTGAGGAAGCAACTCATTCATCTCAAATTACCCGTTTTGGAAATCTGCTTCATTTACATCGTCAAGCACATTCTGCATTTTATTCTATTTGAACTGCATTGCAATGGAGCAAAATACCCTCAAGCGCAGAGGCGTCGGCCTCATCGGCGTCGACAAGCAAAAGTCCTTTGGCGGATATACTCTCTTCTGCCCCATGACCAGCGACGTCGCTCATCTcatcgacattgacggcaaggagGTTCACTCGTGGAAACTACCCGGCCGAATTGGTCGGCATGCTAGAATCTTGCCCAACGGTAACCTGGCAGTCAATACTCTTCGCCCATCTCCTGaaaacaagaccaaagatGGCGGGCCtttccccttccccttcttcaacaagtaTGGCGGCGGAATCATGTCAGAGCTCGACCCGGAAGGGAATATTGTTCGCCAATTCATCGACCCTTTCGGCCACCATGATCAGCTCCATCTGGGGGATGGGCGTATACTGTACGCCAGTCTCGAGGCCCTCACACCCGAGCAATCTGCCCAGGTTATCGGCGGTGTTCCTGGTTCCGAAATCGACGGCATCACCTACGCAGACATGATCAACGAAGTAGACGCCCAAGGCAACTTGGTCTGGCAGTGGAAGGTCTCAGAGCGACTCCCACGGGATGAGTTTCCCCTGCAGCCGCACTACACTCGTGAGCACTACCCACTCATCAATTCTGTCCTGCCCCTCCGTGACGGCAAGCACGTTCTCGCCTCTTTGCGCTCCGTCTCGGCGGTCATCATCATCGAAAAAGCCACCGGAAATATTGTGTGGAAACTAGGTTCCGATGTTCTCGCTCAGCAGCACAACGCCACTGAACTGGACAACGGCAACATTCTCATCTTCGACAATGGCACCTTCCGCGAGGGCGAGTCGATTACATACTCCCGCGCAATAGAAGTTGATCGCGCAACCAAGAAGATTGTCTGGGAGTATAGGGACCGTTCATCGCCCATCTGCTTCTTCACACCATTCATGGGGAGTGCCCAGCGACTGGCAAACGGGAACACATTCCTGTGTGAAAGTGCTTTTGGTCGCTTGTTTGAAGTCACCCAGGACGGTTACATCTGCTGGGAATATTTGAATCCCCATTTTGCAGAATATCCAGACGAGGAGACGGCCAAGATCTTCCCTGGGGAATCAAATGCCCTGTTCCGAGCGTACAGGTACGGGTTGGATGAGATCCCGTGGTTGAAggccaagctggagaagagtgGTGCAAGTTAGAAGAAACAGTATAAAGGGGTATATATTTGGTGAGACTAAAGGCAAGACCAAGTCAGTCTGCTTCGTCGATTTTGTCCCAAGACAAAAGTGAAAGATATAATGCACAAAATTGCGTAAGCGTGTCCCGTTCTGTTGCTCCGCGGGGCTTCTCCGGGAAGCTTTTTTCTCTATGTCCTCGCCGTTACTCTGTCCAGCCAAAATCCTTTTGGCTTTTCTTCCAGGTGCTTAATCCTCCTTTGCGTGTCCTCAGCTAGTCCCATGGCAGTTGTGGAGCTCTCGGTCCAGGTCATTGCCCAGGCCGGATCTCTTGCGGTATCATAGTCTTGTCTTGCCAGACTCTGCCGCCGAATTTGTTTATATTATGCACTGCAGCTCTCCCGCGTTGCACATCGTTACAACTAGTTCATGCACACACCCCTGCGTTAATGTGGAATCAATTTCCTGCACCGGGCAGTGCTGCCTCGGCGCCGTTAAGTTCGTTTCGACCCTATGATCAGATGAGCTCTCCCAGTTCGGATAGAGAGCACGGCGCACAATGAAACTCTCAGTGGGCCGCACTTGTCATGCCAATACTTATGCCACTGCCCACCTGTTCTATGCACATTGGGGCCATGGCATAGTATCATCATTGACAGCAAACAGATCCAACCCGATGATGTTGGGGTATGTAAATGCAATGCTAGGTCGATGGGGTGACTGCTCATCAAATAACGGCAGAACTGCCTCATTGCCGACTAAATTATAGGCTGGAGGCGTCTCCGAGGGTCGGAACTCGGGACGCAACTTTTGAAACTGCGCCGATATTATATCCCCAAGGATATGAGCCACATGGCATCGAAGACCGATTGAGCCAAACCAGCTAATTAGTGTATGTATTATGGAATCGAGTGCATATAAGTCATAGCCAGATGCCGTCAGTTGCGGTTCATAATTATGAATAAGTTGACAAAGAGTGAGAGCTGAAAAGGTGACAAGATGGTAAATATGATCCGTCAAGTGGCGCGTGCGCTCATCGGCTGTGTCAATCGCAAGCTTAATAGTCGTCTCTGACAATCGTAT is a window of Pochonia chlamydosporia 170 chromosome 5, whole genome shotgun sequence DNA encoding:
- a CDS encoding 1-aminocyclopropane-1-carboxylate oxidase (similar to Coccidioides posadasii C735 delta SOWgp XP_003066382.1), with amino-acid sequence MDSAETTTYKSGPPFPDDVPTAPLLRLSLAKLQAKDPEEIKRFTSACEDLGFFYLDLRGPGDKILQQSSDLFDVGKELFDLPLEEKKKYNFEHLKSYLGYKHMGASVADKHGNLDRNEFYNVGKDDMFEIGEKWPAPGVLESRRDLIKSFMASAYSIVSLVLELLNDHLALPPGTLQSMHRLEGHGGDQVRFIKAPPQPQDDRTIALGEHTDFGSVTVLFNRLGGLQVLPPGADAEWCYVKPLPGHAIINLGDAMVKFTNGLLRSNIHRVVSPPGEQADSTRYSLVYFNRPEDDVILRRLQNSDRIPPLTTGLVEDEVTSKDWIIRRALGSRPALHGKDAFDLSKSRGTEAISQRVN
- a CDS encoding vitamin H transporter (similar to Talaromyces stipitatus ATCC 10500 XP_002484636.1), which produces MTPEKDPNIDNLRHKAEPAPNTLSLTHDEEDQIRHIPGYDAALHISRADARRALLKVDLLILPFIMLCFCFLQFDRTNIGNALTDTLAKDIRVDNSDINLAQTLFTVGFVITELPFNLISRYMGPERFLPITMFLWGTVTWTQVFVKNGAGLSAVRFFIGALEGGYIPGFALYISKFYTNDELALRYALFWASNAFAGALGGPLSIGLLSLGDNSSLKGWQWLFLIEGILTCGLGVIAYLYLPHSAAQPKSFLGRSFNIFTEREASILVTRVMRNDPTKALRWGKPVKPSHILQTFLDWRLYGHLVAALLSMVMIAPMNTYAPSIIKALGFTRLQANGLNSVGSICSLVVSVSLAFSSDKTKERGIHIAVGYLIGAAGLLWLALAPGDVRKWTLYGGVVWTQMGMGSAQAISAAWLTAKMEDHKRPIALAAYVMSIQLANFPGNQLFRTQDAPRYKRGLIIAASCTIAATVVILVWKLLYRLFDGGDGGVERKQALAEEPEQD
- a CDS encoding arylsulfotransferase (ASST) domain-containing protein; amino-acid sequence: MEQNTLKRRGVGLIGVDKQKSFGGYTLFCPMTSDVAHLIDIDGKEVHSWKLPGRIGRHARILPNGNLAVNTLRPSPENKTKDGGPFPFPFFNKYGGGIMSELDPEGNIVRQFIDPFGHHDQLHLGDGRILYASLEALTPEQSAQVIGGVPGSEIDGITYADMINEVDAQGNLVWQWKVSERLPRDEFPLQPHYTREHYPLINSVLPLRDGKHVLASLRSVSAVIIIEKATGNIVWKLGSDVLAQQHNATELDNGNILIFDNGTFREGESITYSRAIEVDRATKKIVWEYRDRSSPICFFTPFMGSAQRLANGNTFLCESAFGRLFEVTQDGYICWEYLNPHFAEYPDEETAKIFPGESNALFRAYRYGLDEIPWLKAKLEKSGAS